In the genome of Segatella copri, one region contains:
- a CDS encoding helix-turn-helix domain-containing protein: MSNEVMTRNSEWMNHIVNHLNRMVDNFERAVMNYRPMLGGERFMTDKELCARLQLSRRTLQDYRNNGVIPYIQLGGKILYRESDIQKILMANYREAYRMKGV, encoded by the coding sequence ATGAGCAATGAAGTAATGACAAGAAACAGCGAGTGGATGAACCACATCGTGAACCACCTCAACCGAATGGTTGACAATTTTGAACGTGCCGTGATGAACTACCGCCCCATGCTTGGCGGTGAGCGGTTCATGACGGACAAGGAGCTTTGTGCCAGGCTGCAACTGAGCCGAAGAACCCTGCAGGACTACCGAAACAACGGTGTCATCCCGTATATCCAGCTTGGCGGAAAGATACTCTACCGCGAGTCTGACATTCAGAAGATTCTGATGGCTAACTATCGTGAGGCGTACAGAATGAAAGGTGTGTAG
- a CDS encoding helix-turn-helix domain-containing protein, translating into MGFIVFEEEAFNYLDAQLENFVKRMDRIRERSEDKTMNKWLDTQDVCQTLNICPRTVQTLRDNGTLAYTQISHKTYYKPEDVMAIVAVVEDKKKDMRFRKRTG; encoded by the coding sequence ATGGGATTCATCGTATTCGAGGAAGAGGCATTCAACTATCTTGATGCCCAGTTGGAGAACTTCGTGAAGCGCATGGACAGAATCCGTGAGCGCAGTGAGGACAAGACCATGAACAAGTGGCTCGACACGCAGGACGTGTGTCAGACGCTCAACATCTGCCCACGGACAGTGCAGACGCTTCGGGACAACGGAACTTTGGCTTATACGCAAATCAGCCACAAGACCTACTACAAGCCGGAGGACGTGATGGCTATCGTAGCAGTAGTGGAGGACAAGAAAAAGGACATGCGCTTTCGCAAGCGCACAGGTTAG
- a CDS encoding tyrosine-type recombinase/integrase — protein MKVEKFKVLLYLKKSGLDKNGKAPIMGRITLNRTMAQFGCKLSCTPKLWNPRESRLDGKSKEAVEVNAKIDKLLLAINSAYESLVERKTDFDAKAIKDLFQCSADTQMTLLKQLDAIIADIESRIGIDYKKGTLPNYQYTRLTLGLFVKKRYGTDDVAFGELDEQFIREYMDFCLDERGLALDTVRHYLAILKKTCRIAFKVGHSERYHFMHFKLPQKKENPPKALTREDFLKIRDLEIPERRKSLALTRDLFLFACYTGTAYADTVSITEENLFRDEEGSLWLKYHRKKNKMLARVKLLPEALAMLEKYKDPTRPTLLPPQEFRVLRGNMKSLRVLSGISMDLVYHVGRHSFASLVTLEEGVPIETISRMLGHNNIQTTQIYARVTPKKLFEDMDKFIEANKDFKFVL, from the coding sequence ATGAAAGTTGAAAAATTCAAGGTGCTGCTCTACCTTAAAAAGAGCGGATTGGACAAGAACGGTAAGGCTCCCATCATGGGACGCATCACCCTTAACCGAACAATGGCGCAGTTCGGTTGCAAGTTGTCATGTACGCCAAAGTTATGGAATCCACGTGAGAGCAGACTTGACGGCAAGAGCAAGGAGGCTGTGGAAGTGAACGCCAAGATTGACAAGCTGTTGCTGGCAATAAACTCAGCCTACGAGTCACTTGTGGAGCGCAAGACGGATTTTGACGCAAAGGCGATAAAGGATCTGTTTCAATGCAGTGCAGACACTCAGATGACCTTGTTGAAGCAGCTTGACGCCATCATTGCGGACATTGAGTCAAGAATCGGCATCGACTACAAGAAAGGCACGCTGCCAAACTACCAGTACACTCGCCTGACATTGGGATTGTTCGTCAAGAAGCGTTATGGAACTGACGATGTGGCATTCGGTGAGCTTGACGAGCAGTTTATCCGTGAGTACATGGACTTTTGCTTGGACGAGAGAGGTCTTGCACTTGATACTGTCCGCCACTATCTCGCCATCTTGAAGAAGACCTGCCGAATAGCTTTCAAGGTAGGACACTCCGAGCGTTATCATTTCATGCACTTCAAGCTACCTCAAAAGAAAGAGAATCCACCAAAGGCATTGACACGTGAGGACTTCCTGAAAATTCGTGACCTCGAAATACCAGAGCGAAGAAAATCGTTGGCTTTGACCCGTGACCTTTTTCTTTTCGCTTGCTATACAGGCACGGCTTATGCCGATACTGTTTCTATCACGGAAGAAAACCTCTTTCGTGATGAGGAGGGTAGCCTTTGGCTGAAATACCACAGAAAGAAGAACAAGATGCTTGCACGTGTGAAGTTACTGCCAGAGGCGCTTGCCATGTTGGAGAAATACAAAGACCCGACAAGACCTACTCTTTTACCGCCACAGGAATTTCGAGTGCTGAGAGGTAACATGAAAAGTCTCCGAGTACTATCTGGCATAAGTATGGATTTGGTCTATCATGTTGGACGGCACAGTTTCGCATCGCTCGTTACGCTCGAAGAAGGTGTTCCGATAGAGACTATCAGCAGAATGCTTGGTCACAACAACATTCAGACCACGCAAATCTATGCACGTGTCACTCCGAAAAAGCTATTTGAGGATATGGACAAGTTCATCGAAGCCAACAAGGACTTCAAGTTTGTTCTGTAA
- a CDS encoding NERD domain-containing protein, which translates to MAIICLIVFFALAIFIKLKMPMWKGKYSEKLVHKKMLQLPDEYTIFNDFLFESNGHSTQIDHIVVSPYGVFVIETKGYKGWILGGENSEYWTQVIYKSKHQFYNPIKQNEGHVRFLRHLLKCSVDIPVIPIVVFNNSAELKVHVSNHIVVNRCNLNWAISQYHDIILNATQVDWIVNTIQRYYTIADKEKIRQHKHNVHDRQYRAKSLIRQGVCPQCGGQLVLRKGRYGSFYGCSNYPKCKFTLNK; encoded by the coding sequence ATGGCAATAATTTGTTTGATAGTATTCTTTGCATTGGCTATCTTCATTAAATTGAAGATGCCAATGTGGAAAGGTAAATATTCCGAGAAGTTGGTGCATAAGAAAATGTTACAACTACCAGATGAGTACACAATTTTCAATGATTTTTTGTTTGAGAGTAATGGACACTCAACTCAAATTGACCATATCGTCGTGTCACCTTATGGGGTATTCGTTATAGAGACAAAGGGTTATAAAGGCTGGATATTAGGTGGCGAGAATTCTGAATATTGGACGCAGGTCATCTACAAAAGTAAACACCAATTTTACAATCCTATAAAGCAGAATGAGGGACATGTAAGATTTCTTCGCCATTTGCTTAAATGTTCTGTTGACATTCCGGTAATTCCGATTGTTGTTTTCAATAATTCAGCAGAGTTGAAAGTTCATGTCAGTAACCATATAGTTGTAAACAGATGTAATTTAAATTGGGCAATATCTCAATATCATGACATTATTCTAAATGCTACACAAGTAGATTGGATTGTCAATACTATTCAACGATATTACACAATAGCTGACAAGGAAAAAATAAGACAGCACAAGCATAATGTTCACGACAGGCAATATAGAGCAAAGAGTTTAATAAGGCAAGGCGTTTGCCCACAATGTGGTGGTCAGTTAGTTTTACGCAAAGGAAGATATGGCTCTTTTTATGGGTGTTCAAACTATCCTAAATGCAAGTTTACACTAAATAAATGA
- a CDS encoding site-specific integrase — MRSTYKQFYYINRGRVKADGTTSIFCRITIDGKVSAIATGLYCAPEEWDTKKGEAKNARVNGQLQAFRLRIDEAYEQATKEKGIVTAEILKNVIVDANTIPMTLLATGEEERERLRLRSIRINSTSSYRQSKTSQLNLREFIGLRGMNDIAFEDLTEEFGKSYKLFLIGKGYSASNTNHNLCWLQRLVYIAVDRGLLKFNPLEDVGYEKKGSPKRRHISRNDLLLIMETPMEDKALELARRMFVFSSLTGLAYVDLRNLYPHHIGMTADGRKYIREKRAKTNNEAFIPLHPIAEQIMSLYNTADDSKPVFPLSSRDSMWFEFHSLGVALGINENLTAHVARHTFGVNMVTSGISMESIAKMMGHSNLRSTQVYAVITDDKISKDMDKLMQRRETKETDQNKNKEDGK; from the coding sequence ATGAGAAGTACATACAAGCAGTTTTATTATATCAACCGTGGCAGAGTAAAGGCAGACGGAACCACATCTATATTTTGCCGTATCACGATTGACGGCAAAGTGTCAGCCATAGCAACAGGTCTTTACTGTGCTCCCGAAGAATGGGACACGAAAAAAGGTGAAGCCAAGAATGCAAGAGTGAACGGACAACTGCAAGCGTTCAGACTAAGAATTGACGAAGCCTACGAGCAGGCAACAAAGGAAAAGGGCATCGTTACCGCCGAGATTCTGAAGAATGTTATTGTTGATGCAAATACTATCCCGATGACATTGCTTGCCACTGGCGAGGAGGAGCGTGAACGCCTTAGGCTGCGCTCCATCCGTATTAACTCAACATCTTCTTATCGCCAATCTAAGACATCGCAGCTCAACTTGCGAGAGTTCATCGGGTTACGAGGAATGAATGACATTGCATTTGAAGATTTGACTGAGGAATTTGGCAAATCTTATAAGTTGTTCTTGATTGGCAAAGGATATAGTGCATCCAATACGAACCATAATCTTTGTTGGCTGCAACGCTTGGTTTATATCGCTGTTGACAGAGGTCTGCTGAAATTCAATCCATTGGAAGATGTCGGATATGAAAAGAAAGGCTCACCAAAACGTAGACATATATCCAGAAATGACTTGCTGCTCATTATGGAGACTCCTATGGAGGATAAGGCTTTGGAGTTGGCACGCAGAATGTTTGTTTTCTCCAGCCTTACAGGTTTGGCTTATGTCGATTTACGTAACCTGTATCCACACCATATCGGGATGACGGCAGACGGTAGAAAATACATCCGTGAGAAAAGAGCAAAGACCAACAACGAAGCGTTCATTCCCTTGCATCCGATAGCTGAACAAATAATGTCGCTATACAATACAGCGGATGATAGCAAACCTGTTTTCCCTCTTTCTTCACGTGATTCCATGTGGTTTGAATTTCATTCACTCGGTGTGGCTTTGGGTATAAATGAGAACCTTACCGCACACGTTGCAAGACATACATTCGGAGTAAACATGGTTACTTCGGGCATATCAATGGAAAGCATCGCCAAGATGATGGGGCATTCCAACCTGCGAAGCACCCAGGTCTATGCCGTCATCACCGATGACAAGATATCCAAGGACATGGACAAGCTGATGCAGCGCAGAGAAACAAAAGAAACTGACCAGAATAAAAATAAGGAGGACGGGAAATGA
- a CDS encoding DUF3408 domain-containing protein: MAKTKDAVLTPGQKELMEKEYLDFVKPSTYGNKANPSSCNSLYDDVENPELRAIVEKVAATTPYSEETSTNEAQSPPNPQKRISGKQRKATLEEYQQTFLQVPRIDDRKPVFVSSDVRDRLDRVVRILGGRRMSVSGIIENIVRHHLSLYEEDFEAWRKL, translated from the coding sequence ATGGCAAAAACAAAAGATGCAGTCTTGACTCCTGGGCAAAAGGAGCTGATGGAAAAAGAGTATTTGGATTTTGTTAAACCATCTACGTATGGCAACAAAGCCAATCCAAGTAGTTGTAATTCTCTCTATGATGATGTAGAGAACCCAGAGTTGAGAGCAATTGTAGAGAAAGTTGCTGCAACAACTCCCTATAGTGAGGAAACATCAACGAACGAGGCTCAATCGCCACCGAATCCGCAGAAGCGCATCAGCGGCAAGCAGCGCAAGGCGACATTGGAGGAGTATCAGCAGACCTTCCTCCAAGTTCCAAGGATTGACGACCGCAAGCCAGTCTTCGTCAGTTCCGATGTACGAGACCGTCTTGACCGTGTCGTCCGCATCCTCGGAGGAAGGCGCATGAGCGTATCGGGCATCATCGAGAACATCGTGCGCCACCACCTAAGCCTTTATGAAGAGGACTTCGAGGCTTGGCGCAAATTGTGA
- a CDS encoding relaxase/mobilization nuclease domain-containing protein: MIGKLKKGSSFGGCIRYVTGKDEAKIIASDGVLLGTNAEITQSFELQRQLNPMIKKPVGHIALSFKPGDKPRLTDEFMAKIALEYMQMMGITDTQFIIVRHHNTDNPHCHIVYNRINNESKLLSDRNDYRRNEQVTKALKSKYGLTYGTDKSNTNTRKLRNAERAKYEIHNAVKDALKGADSWQKFKSELAKRGVLLEFVYKDKDRTKVQGIRFCKDGYSFKGTQISRGYSFGKLNARFEGTENLLSARASSAQQYEQGCRKNEQMPFMSESSQDPWGGNSSIGLFAPANAQTFEQFPEDESSKKKKKKRRRGFSL; encoded by the coding sequence ATGATAGGCAAGCTAAAGAAAGGCAGCTCATTTGGTGGTTGCATCCGCTATGTTACAGGCAAGGACGAGGCGAAAATCATCGCCTCGGATGGTGTGTTACTCGGCACGAATGCCGAGATAACGCAAAGTTTCGAGCTACAAAGGCAACTAAATCCAATGATTAAGAAGCCTGTAGGGCACATAGCTTTGAGCTTCAAGCCCGGGGACAAGCCACGTTTGACGGATGAATTCATGGCTAAGATAGCCCTTGAATACATGCAGATGATGGGCATCACCGATACCCAATTCATCATCGTAAGGCATCACAACACAGACAATCCACATTGTCATATCGTGTATAACCGCATCAACAATGAGAGCAAACTCTTATCAGACAGGAATGATTACAGGCGTAATGAGCAGGTGACCAAGGCTCTAAAATCCAAGTATGGACTGACCTACGGAACGGACAAGAGCAATACTAATACTCGCAAGTTACGCAATGCTGAGCGTGCCAAATACGAGATTCACAATGCCGTCAAGGATGCCTTGAAAGGCGCTGATAGTTGGCAGAAGTTCAAGAGCGAGCTTGCAAAGCGAGGTGTTCTCTTGGAGTTTGTCTATAAGGACAAGGACCGAACCAAGGTTCAAGGTATCCGATTCTGTAAAGACGGATATAGCTTCAAGGGTACGCAGATTAGCCGAGGCTATAGCTTTGGCAAACTGAATGCGAGATTTGAGGGAACGGAGAACCTTTTATCAGCAAGAGCCAGCTCTGCTCAGCAATATGAGCAGGGCTGTCGCAAGAATGAGCAGATGCCATTCATGTCGGAGAGCAGTCAGGATCCTTGGGGCGGTAATTCTTCCATTGGACTTTTTGCTCCAGCCAATGCTCAGACCTTTGAGCAATTCCCAGAGGATGAATCATCCAAGAAGAAAAAGAAGAAACGCAGAAGAGGCTTTAGCCTTTGA
- a CDS encoding plasmid mobilization protein, translating into MTNVQEQDKRKGGRPPTGRVRKLSKSVTVKFSKPSYEALRLRARKANRKLAEYIRESALNGEVVSGHNTETIAIAKNLIGMANNLNQLTKLSHQRGFHETHVYVVDLLRRLKAILGEYRQASYKPKPSSMGRKEDTP; encoded by the coding sequence ATGACAAACGTACAGGAACAAGACAAGAGAAAGGGCGGAAGACCGCCCACAGGCAGGGTTCGCAAGCTGTCGAAGTCTGTCACGGTGAAGTTCTCGAAGCCAAGCTACGAGGCACTGAGGCTGAGGGCGAGAAAAGCCAACCGCAAGTTGGCGGAGTACATCCGTGAGTCCGCCTTGAACGGCGAGGTGGTCAGTGGACACAACACTGAGACGATAGCCATCGCCAAGAATCTCATTGGCATGGCGAACAATCTCAACCAACTTACCAAGCTGTCGCATCAGAGAGGTTTCCACGAAACCCATGTATATGTGGTGGACTTGTTGAGAAGATTGAAAGCAATCCTTGGCGAGTATCGCCAAGCAAGTTATAAACCGAAGCCAAGCAGTATGGGCAGAAAGGAGGATACACCATGA